One window from the genome of Plasmodium relictum strain SGS1 genome assembly, chromosome: 12 encodes:
- a CDS encoding exoribonuclease, putative, which translates to MKNKLRGYNNQEKLKKTKTKKVLEKSKKKNVSKRLEVAFFGHRNIYLKDIHNFIVNLRIGKYIFKNEIFEIKNSECLNNLIIVIIPNLSNFYIKDISTDNVFNKLQKNNNFRRIHTENCVRNNYSNIIFKSLGVSVLKNKKKLNFHDNFSIDKYLLTKEQMIINKYPTESDNYINFDDIEYNKWEKKIYDMQKYLSKTMNSTNIVSLNDFTIQKDEDKCNENMEDNEKKDLNDSSIKENDTSQKNIFTDEHIQLYTEVLEKLLKASKRNKNYLKENNDISSQNNDYSNSLDKKDDEIVTKENNQINENSNMLNLGSMISYKLNEIEKLKNKDINDIKIKETNNICLNGGDEIQKENKDKNKNENKNKNYIGEFDLDNIFSIDCEMCETINNQRELTKITVVDAYMNIIYDSYVIPDNKITNYLTLYSGINESTLENVKTKLKDVQEHLKKFLNNKSILIGHSLENDLHALKINHPYVIDTSIIYSNSNYFSKPSLFQLSKKYLNIIMKRENGHNSIDDAKISMFLALKKISELDANDFYCFFHPLSFFMNKTNFEEIKNNIIYDEDITYKFEKNMCIFDSKNKFIEERIPKNFLRNCFHCICESDDECVENLILNIKNENKIKNYLLVLRDYENLCNEKIYKCIRNVNNKDFKVEDNEKIYEIPTRVEANEILNKLSTNIEKIYNNMGKNDALILLSFNNNYLAEEKVKETFFLAKDIFYSNVDINDKLNNITEKISSLEKIMNKKKKNNECTNNHFYEFLRLLYTYDKCVINYLNENKTNDKNIYIMNSLTNLKNNLIINNKKREFNGWFSILLKN; encoded by the exons atgaaGAATAAATTAAGAGGATACAATAAtcaagaaaaattaaaaaaaactaaaacaAAAAAGGTGTTAgaaaaatctaaaaaaaaaaatgttagtAAAAGATTAGAAGTAGCATTTTTCGGtcatagaaatatatatttaaaagatatacATAACTTTATAGTTAATTTAAGAATTGGgaaatacatttttaaaaatgaaatatttgaaataaaaaatagcgaatgcttaaataatttaattattgttataattcctaatttatctaatttttacattaaaGACATATCAACAGATAatgtatttaataaattacaaaaaaataataattttagaaGAATTCATACAGAGAATTGTGtaagaaataattatagtaatataatttttaaatctttAGGTGTATCtgttttaaaaaacaaaaaaaaattaaatttccATGACAATTTTAGCattgataaatatttattaacaaaagaacaaatgataataaataaGTATCCCACTGAATcagataattatataaattttgatgatatagaatataataaatgggagaaaaaaatttacgatatgcaaaaatatttatcaaaaaCAATGAATTCAACAAATATTGTTTCTTTGAATGATTTCACTATTCAAAAAGATGAAGACAAATGTAACGAAAATATGGaggataatgaaaaaaaagacttAAATGATAGTagtataaaagaaaatgatacatcacaaaaaaatatatttactgATGAACATATACAGTTATATACTGAAGTACTAGAAAAACTTTTAAAAGCatcaaaaagaaataaaaattatctgaaagaaaataatgatatatcAAGTCAAAATAATGACTATTCAAATTCATTAGATAAGAAAGATGATGAAATTGTAACAAAGGAAAATAAtcaaataaatgaaaattcaaATATGTTGAATTTGGGATCGATGATAAGCTATAAGCTGAATGAGATAGAgaagttaaaaaataaagatataaatgatattaaaataaaagaaacgAATAACATATGCTTAAATGGAGGTGATGaaatacaaaaagaaaataaagacaaaaataaaaatgaaaataaaaataaaaattatattggAGAATTTGATTtagataatatttttagtatAGATTGTGAAATGTGTGAAACAATCAATAACCAAAGagaattaacaaaaataactGTAGTTGACGCttatatgaatattatatatgatTCATATGTTATTCCTGACaataaaattacaaattATTTAACATTATATTCTGGAATAAATGAAAGCACATTGGAGAATGtgaaaacaaaattaaagGATGTACAAgaacatttaaaaaagtttttaaataataaatctaTTCTAATTGGCCATTCACTTGAAAACGATTTACATGCCCTAAAAATTAATCATCCTTATGTTATTGATACATCTATTATTTACTCTAATTCTAATTACTTTTCAAAACCATCTTTATTTCAACTTTcaaaaaagtatttaaacATTATTATGAAAAGAGAAAATGGTCATAATTCTATTGATGATGCGAAAATTAGCATGTTTTTAGCATTAAAAAAG ataagtGAATTAGATGCAAACGACTTCTATTGTTTTTTTCATCcactatctttttttatgaataaaaccaattttgaagaaataaaaaataatataatttatgatGAAGACATAACatataaatttgaaaaaaatatgtgcATATTtgattcaaaaaataaatttattgaaGAAAGAATTCCAAAGAATTTTCTTCGAAATTGTTTTCATTGTATTTGCGAAAGTGATGATGAATGCgtagaaaatttaattttaaatataaaaaatgaaaataaaataaaaaattatttattagtGTTAAGAgattatgaaaatttatgtaatgaaaaaatatacaagTGCATTAGAAATGTCAATAATAAGGATTTTAAGGTAGAAGATAATgagaaaatatatgaaataccAACGAGAGTTGAAgcaaatgaaattttaaataaattaagcacaaatattgaaaaaatttataataatatggGTAAAAATGATGCTCTGATACTTCTATCTTTTAACAACAATTATTTAGCTGAAGAAAAAGTTAAAGAAACATTTTTCTTAgcaaaagatattttttattctaatgtagatataaatgataagttaaataatattactgAAAAAATTAGTtcattagaaaaaattatgaataaaaaaaaaaaaaacaatgaaTGTACAAACAAtcatttttatgaatttctCCGTTTGTTATATACTTATGATAAATGtgttattaattatttaaatgaaaataaaacaaatgataaaaatatttatatcatgAATTCTTtaacaaatttaaaaaataatttaattataaacaacaaaaaaagagaatttaATGGATGGTTCTCCatattactaaaaaattag
- the DXS gene encoding 1-deoxy-D-xylulose 5-phosphate synthase, putative, translated as MINVLISPLFLILLHLLVLTIINSNGVNNKYKANKNRIYLKKLGKLIKKSYLSNFNHNFNSFSNSLNYNIHYKWNKNRSNNINKFYNNWAHYDSKMSNDFSYSPNKGGNKVYNKYNNIMEKTKCVNHLNFLFINYFNFKYLKKYIFKKSELLCNKKELFFHKSYKKYYSKLFNKRKESLYNSQNLLRENKEDSCIACNNEKNINSLFKLKHEEELNDEKKNIDLYIDQINSFLNVEEYKDIYDKEVYNEIIKLYVEKKIPENYEKIYFSEDVKKSVIFDMDKYDDTEFEKILEEEFKNNGVFINNIDKKYYSKENILRIKKILNYLPLLKLINNPSDLKKLKGKYLPLLAHELKIFLFFVINITGGHFSSSLGLLEIQLLLLYIFNQPVDDVVYDIGHQSYIHKILTGRKFLFSSLRKKNGISGYLSIFESVYDKFGAGHSSTSLSAIQGFYESDWQVNDKEKQKKKKEENHNDGATSVSFEKKLHNNGDNCNMTNMLCEMDLRRNNSDDLNKFHIAAIGDGGLTGGMALEALNYISFLNSKVLIIYNDNGEVSLPTNTLSISGVRPIGSISDHLHSFVTNKIKNKDNSSNIKENNIFENLNYDYIGLIDGNNINEVYKVLNDIKKKKIKKSTILHVHTRKSNKFIDLKSPISKMHFVKKNEIFSFDLNLLSDNNKENYMMRNTKTCNTEEKNEDIKKNYETCYKEKEKLLGEMNNEVIKEDNIEYDDIEYEEMFDKRTFTDIYTEEMLKYLKKDQNIIFISPAMLGGSGLVKIGQVYPKNVYDVGISEQHAATFSAAMAMNKKLKIYLCIYSTFLQRAYDQIIHDINLQKIPLKVVLGRSGLVGEDGATHQGIYDLTYLGALKNAYIISPSNSVDLKKTLKFSYLNNDCSMFIRLPKLNTLNNNYLTKFLNIDVQKEEDDDISNFIGKARIIKMSYHNYNNTKKKKVIIFNMGSMLYNVVNALKEIEKDKNFLKLFSFSIVDMIFLNPLDKNIIDYVVKENKHHCLITYEDNVIGGFSTHFNNYLVGNNYINKYNLFVHNIYLPNEPIECASHKDQQIALKIDKYNLAKRIKSYLKDNLT; from the coding sequence atgaTAAATGTTCTTATAAGTCCCCTGTTTTTAATACTTCTACATTTATTAGTTTTAACTATTATTAATTCTAATGGAGTAAATAACAAATATAAAGCAAATAAAAACAGaatttatctaaaaaaattaggtaagttaataaaaaaaagttatctAAGTAACTTTAATCATAATTTTAATAGTTTTTctaattcattaaattataatattcattATAAATGGAATAAAAATAGGAgcaataatattaataaattttacaaTAATTGGGCACATTATGATAGTAAAATGAGTAATGATTTTAGCTATTCTCCTAATAAAGGTGGTAATAaagtatataataaatataataatataatggAAAAGACAAAATGTgtaaatcatttaaattttttattcataaattACTTTAATTTCAAATACttgaagaaatatatttttaaaaagagtGAACTTTTATgcaataaaaaagaattattctttcataaaagttataaaaaatattattctaaactttttaataaaagaaaagaatcCTTGTATAATTCACAAAATTTACTGAGGGAAAATAAAGAGGATTCATGTATAGCATGCAACAAtgagaaaaatattaatagtcTTTTTAAGTTAAAACATGAAGAAGaattaaatgatgaaaagaaaaatattgaCTTATATATTGATCAAATTAATAGTTTTTTAAATGTTGAAGAGTATAAAGACATTTATGATAAGGAAGTgtataatgaaattataaaactatatgtagaaaaaaaaatcccagaaaattatgaaaaaatatatttttcagaAGACGTTAAAAAAAGTGTAATATTCGATATGGATAAATATGATGATACagaatttgaaaaaattctTGAAGAAGAATTTAAGAATAATGgtgtttttataaataatattgataaaaaatattatagtaaagaaaatatattaagaataaaaaaaatattaaattacttGCCTTTATTAAAGTTAATTAATAATCCATCCGATTTAAAAAAGctaaaaggaaaatatttGCCTTTATTAGCTCATGAATTAAagatatttttgtttttcgtAATAAATATAACTGGAGGTCATTTTTCATCCTCTCTAGGCTTATTAGAAATAcagttattattattatatatttttaatcaaCCTGTTGATGATGTTGTATATGACATAGGGCATCAatcatatatacataaaattttaacaggaagaaaatttttattttcttcattaagaaaaaaaaatggaataaGTGGCTACTTAAGTATTTTTGAAAGTGTATATGACAAATTTGGAGCTGGTCACAGTTCCACTTCTTTAAGTGCAATACAAGGATTTTATGAATCGGATTGGCAAGtaaatgataaagaaaaacaaaaaaaaaaaaaagaagaaaatcaCAATGATGGAGCAACGAGTGTATCATTTGAAAAAAAGTTACATAATAATGGTGATAATTGCAATATGACAAATATGTTATGTGAAATGGATTTGAGAAGAAACAATTCtgatgatttaaataaatttcataTTGCTGCCATTGGTGATGGTGGCCTAACAGGAGGTATGGCACTAGAAGCGTTAAATTATatctcttttttaaattctaaagttttaattatatataatgataatGGAGAAGTTTCATTACCTACAAATACATTAAGTATATCTGGAGTAAGACCCATTGGTTCCATTTCTGACCATTTACATAGTTTTgttacaaataaaataaaaaataaagataattcgtcgaatataaaagaaaataatatttttgaaaatttaaattacgATTATATTGGATTAATTGATGGAAATAACATAAATGAAGTATATAAAGTactaaatgatataaaaaaaaaaaaaattaaaaagtctACGATATTACATGTGCATACTAGAAAgtctaataaatttattgatTTAAAAAGTCCAATTAGCAAAATGCATTTtgtaaagaaaaatgaaattttttcttttgatttGAATCTTTTaagtgataataataaagaaaattacaTGATGAGAAATACTAAAACCTGTAATACAGAAGAAAAGAATGaggatattaaaaaaaattatgaaacatgttataaagaaaaagaaaaattacttGGAGAAATGAATAATGAAGTGATAAAAGAagataacattgaatatgaTGATATAGAATATGAAGAAATGTTTGATAAAAGAACCTTCACTGATATATATACAGAAGAAATGTTAAAATATCTTAAAAAAGatcaaaatattatttttatttctcctGCCATGTTAGGTGGTTCAGGTCTAGTTAAAATAGGACAAGTTTATCCAAAAAATGTTTATGATGTTGGAATATCTGAACAACATGCAGCAACATTTTCAGCAGCAATGGCTATgaataaaaagttaaaaatttatttatgtatatattctACATTTTTACAAAGAGCATATGATCAAATAATACATGATattaatttacaaaaaataccATTAAAAGTAGTATTAGGTAGAAGTGGATTAGTAGGAGAAGATGGAGCAACACATCAAGGAATTTATGATTTAACATATTTAGGAGCATTAAAAAATGCTTATATTATATCCCCAAGCAATAGtgttgatttaaaaaaaactttgAAATTTTCCTACTTAAATAATGATTGTTCTATGTTTATTCGTTTGCCTAAATTAAATACTTTAAATAACAAttatttaacaaaatttttaaatatagatgttcaaaaagaagaagatgaTGACATAAGTAATTTTATAGGAAAAGcaagaattattaaaatgagTTATCATAATTACAataacacaaaaaaaaagaaagttatcatttttaatatggGAAGTATGCTATATAATGTTGTTAATGCATTGAAAGAAATTGAAAAAgataagaattttttaaaattgttttctttttcaattgttgatatgatttttttgaatcctttagataaaaatataatagattATGTagttaaagaaaataaacaTCACTGCCTTATTACATATGAAGACAATGTTATAGGAGGATTTTCTAcacattttaataattatttagtaggaaataattatataaataaatataatttatttgttcataatatttatttgcCAAATGAACCAATCGAGTGTGCTTCTCATAAAGATCAGCAAATAGCTCttaaaatagataaatataATCTTGCAAAGAGAATAAAAAGTTATctaaaagataatttaacataa
- the PK6 gene encoding protein kinase 6, putative, protein MNTNDISNFDFLYIIGKGTYGIVYKALDKKENSYVAIKKIKNLCDENYGISKSILRELTILQKIKHKNIINLKYVFYGKDIEEKLKGENLENSCLYLTFEYCDIDLLNYTKKYNLNIKEIKYIIFELLLAISYLHSNNYIHRDIKPENIFINSNGVIKLGDLGMSVEKNNHMTPTVVTLWYRAPENLLKSKNYDQKVDIWSLGCLFVELITGRPLFPGKNDYSQLELIYLTLGDKSKISPEDVNRFNMFPYFEKNILKSTIPEESTVDLISKMLIYDPIYRISSKEALKHSCFNDIEKINFFCNF, encoded by the exons ATGAATACAAACGATATCTcaaattttgattttttatatataataggaAAAGGCACATATg gaATAGTATATAAAGCATTagataaaaaggaaaatagcTACGtagcaataaaaaaaataaagaactTATGTGATGAAAACTATGGAATAAGCAAAAGTATTCTAAGGGAGTTAACAAtacttcaaaaaataaagcataaaaatataatta atttaaaatatgttttcTATGGAAAGGACATAGAAGAAAAATTGAAGGGAGAAAATTTAGAGAATTCTTGTTTATattta ACATTCGAATATTGTGACATCGATTTATTGAATTATacaaagaaatataatttgaatataaaagaaataaagtaTATAATATTTGAATTGCTATTAGCTATAAGTTATTTGCATtctaataattatatacataGAGATATAAAACCagagaatatttttataaattccaATGGAGTAATTAAACTAGGTGATTTAGGTATGTctgttgaaaaaaataatcacATGACACCAACAGTTGTAACTCTTTGGTACAGAGCTCctgaaaatttattaaaatcaaaaaattatgatcAGAAAGTAGACATTTGGAGTTTAGGTTGTCTATTTGTTGAATTAATAACAGGAAG acCCCTATTTCCAGGAAAGAATGATTATTCTCAA CttgaattaatttatttaactCTTGGagataaaagtaaaatatcaCCAGAAGATGTAAATAGGTTTAATATGTTTCCATATTTTGAA aaaaatatattaaagagTACAATTCCTGAAGAATCTACAGTTGATTTAATCTCAAAAATGTTAATTTATGACCCTATTTACAGGATATCATCAAAAGAAG cCTTAAAGCATAGTTGTTTCAATGacattgaaaaaataaattttttttgtaatttttaa